In Theileria equi strain WA chromosome 3, complete sequence, the genomic window CTTTCAATGATGAGCAAATATATCTGGAGGACGAGCAAGGTGTAGCTATTGACGATGTTAATGTCAAAAGCACGGGGTTTATTGGTGAATGTGTTGTTACaccaaagaatggtagGGATTCTTCTAATGTGGAAAATATTAGTGTAAACATAGAAGTTAATGATTCGAATAAGGATGTGACTAGTACTGGATTTATATCACTTCAAAACGATGCAACTATTGGTGAAGTACATATGGATCATCCATATATTAAGGACTTTGTCGTATTTAACTCTGATATTGTCACACCAAAAAATGGGTTTGCACatccaaagtttgaaaaTCCAGTCTATAAGGGTATCAATATGTTGTCTGCATATTCGACCATTCCAAGCCTGTCGGATACACCATCTTTGATGAGTAACAACGGTTACTCTGTTGTTGACTATTCTGCTCTACAGGAATACCCCGGGGCAATTATGGGATTTAATGGTGTATATGGTTACCCAGAAATGAAGTTTTACGgaatggaaggaaattGCTATCCCGtgattccaaattttggGTTGATGACAAATCCAGATGGAAGTCATATTGCTCACATGACACCCAATTCTACGATTGATGGTGCGTCCATAGATGATATGGATGAACTTATTGGACCTGATGGTACTCTGCCTCCTGTAAACAAGCGTGATCCCATTTATACGGCAGTTTCAGGTCTCAAATGGAAGGCGAAGAGCAAGAAGTGGGTAGTTCGTTGGGACAACCCTGTAACAAACAGAAGAGTTTACAAATACTTTTCTGGGACCAGATATGGGTTTATGGGAGCGCACAAGCGAGCGAAATACTACTTGGAATTCTTGAATGCATCTGTGGGAAGAATACCTGCACCTAGCTCAGGAAACCCATTCTGCCGTAGGACTGAAGGACCTCCAAAGGGTAAGACTAACAAAGGTCTGCTAaggaagatggtgaaaCCATTTTCAATGGAATCATTACAAGTTGGAGATCATCAATCAATACCTTCTCAGCAATCAGTGGATATCGATCCAAGGGTGTTTCCACACGGCACATCCGAAATGTACAATAGCgaaatgaatggaatgaggTATTTGGGAAGTTCTGCTAAAAATC contains:
- a CDS encoding hypothetical protein (encoded by transcript BEWA_007130A) is translated as MSGDFDGAFYKGIPASLTLGGASYDKAGFCCIHEPGNIIFFDPAHEKKIDEKSTGTGSTDNESATFNDEQIYLEDEQGVAIDDVNVKSTGFIGECVVTPKNGRDSSNVENISVNIEVNDSNKDVTSTGFISLQNDATIGEVHMDHPYIKDFVVFNSDIVTPKNGFAHPKFENPVYKGINMLSAYSTIPSLSDTPSLMSNNGYSVVDYSALQEYPGAIMGFNGVYGYPEMKFYGMEGNCYPVIPNFGLMTNPDGSHIAHMTPNSTIDGASIDDMDELIGPDGTLPPVNKRDPIYTAVSGLKWKAKSKKWVVRWDNPVTNRRVYKYFSGTRYGFMGAHKRAKYYLEFLNASVGRIPAPSSGNPFCRRTEGPPKGKTNKGLLRKMVKPFSMESLQVGDHQSIPSQQSVDIDPRVFPHGTSEMYNSEMNGMRYLGSSAKNPWCTDSFTEQKCSDVQKFYV